The following nucleotide sequence is from Hylaeus volcanicus isolate JK05 chromosome 3, UHH_iyHylVolc1.0_haploid, whole genome shotgun sequence.
CGTTGCTCTCCATGAGCCATCATCCCGTCCATCCACCGACGACCCCGTGGTAGTCGGACGCCGAACGACCGATGTAATTACAAGGAGAATCGCGTGTCGCGATCGCAGATATCACAGAGACGCGCCGCTTCGACGACGTGCAAGATAATTCAATTGATGATGGAATCGCGTCGATCTTTTTACGCTGATCGAGAAAGTAGCTGTGGCGCGTCCAGGGGTGCAGGAATTATTGCTCTTGTATTATCAGCTAGTATCCCACAGGAGCAGCATATAATACGTCTTGAAGAGTTCCTGCGAGATCAAAAATCTCtgaattaaagagaaatgggcttaaattttataaactacTTGCAGAAACATccttacaaattttgttcagtactcgttttatttcttaaaataccTCGTCCTCGATCTGCATCCTTTCTTGAACTGATAAGTCTTGCTAGACGAATctggaaagtaatgaaaatattacaaacttGTAGACGTCATGTGTACTTTCAGCTCACCTGGCACACGCAGTACACCCTTAGTTACGCCACTGTCTCTGCATAATCTGTTCTCCGTCTTTTTGCTGTCGCGGATGCTCCTTTCGTATAGTGACTCCTGTAACCTGACTTTTTCCGACGCCGATCGACGCTGGTCCCTTCGCCCGCTCGAGTACGAGCGACGAGCTCGGTTCACTTTCATGTCGACCCGATTAGCCGACCTTCAGGTCCACGAGAGATGCCCGCCGATCTGTATCACCCTGGTTGCGCAATCGCCCCTCGATCCGTGTTCCTCGAGAGCTCATCTTCGGCCCTCTCTTGTCGATCGTCCTCGAGAATATTGTCAGCACATTCCTGTTACATAGATTaagattttattatagttGACAGTGGTAAACGAAGAGTTAAAGTTAAAGTAACAGCTTTTTCTTAATCTAGAATGGAACCTTACAACCAGAACTTGAGCGTGGATACCTATCATATTATAACCAGaaaatagatattaataatacaagaacaaaattgtggatttaatatatttttgtcctTAAGCCCCCTAATTTGACGAACTATTAACGTTTAATGATGTAATAGACAACAGTATTTTGTAACTTAAGTTATCATAGAAACAATTGCAGTATAGTCACAGTGTGACGTAATAATATAGCGTtgctttgtttcttttattaacaGTCGTTACTTCCTCGCTGATCACCGTGCGACCCTTTCTCCGTCGCTCCCCGACGTCGTGGGTTCGCGAACTTCGCCGAGGGACGAGAGCACCGGGTGTTCACCGAAGACTCTTCTTTCGGTTGCTGGGTGGGAGGAAGACGATCCACGGGCACGGATCGAGTATATAAGCACGGTTGCTCCGACCTGAATCTGCACAGACCAATTATTGCCATCGTTTGGCGATAGATCGTCCCGCTGTGCGACGAGTTAGCATCGGGGAGGCTCGTTCTCAGACACACCGAATTTCTTCACCGGCGAGATGAGATCGGTACGAGTAACACGCAGTCGTTTCCGGTTTTTGCTCCGCGTGACAGTGACGTCGGGCACGCGGATCCTTGCGACGGTTCTCCGTATACAGTTGGTGGAATGTAGCCATCTACTCGAGTCAGTTTCGGGTGTCTGTCGGCTCGTCGACTGCCATATCAGTTTTGAAAAAGGCCCTCAAAGTTTGTAGAATGTGAAAGATAGATTGTACTTAATAATTCAATGGTGTATTTGTTACTTTGTATCAGTCTCGATGATAGTAGCTTTACTAAAAATTTGATCAAACTTGGgatttgttcaaataattttaaaatgcattgTCAATTTGAagtggcagtcaacgtgttgaACGACACACATCTTTGTTGAGTTCTAATTAGAgcagaatttcattcgaataataaacgacgaGTTGGACGTCTCAAAGTAGCAGCAAGCAGTCCATGCGATCTTGTAACCAAGAAGTCTTGAAACTCTTCGTCTGAGAGTCTAAAAATATGGAGAGAAgtacatatataaaagaaCTGAAAGTACCGTCTGTTGACAGCTCGCTGTGGTACTGCTGGCGGTCGCTGGCACGTGTTACGCGGCCCGACTGGACAACACTTACCTGCCTCCCGGTAATGCGGGCAGCGCAGGCGGCGCAGGATTGATTCAAGCTCCTAATCGAGGAGGAGGTGGTCCCGGAGGCCGAGGACCAGGAGGGCCTGGAGGTCCTGGAGGTCCTGGAGGTCCTGGAAGACCAGGAGGATCAGGTGGACCAGGTAGTTACggcggaggaggaggaggaggaggattTGGCCCTGGAGGCGGCGGTGGATTTGGTCCTGGAAGCGGCGGAGGTGGCGGTGGATTTGGTCCTGGAGGCGGCGGAGGTGGCGGTGGATTTGGTCCTGGAGGTGGCGGTGGATTCGGTCCTGGAGGCGGCGGAGGTGGATTCGGTGGACGTAAGTATCGATTTTATTCACTCTCTGATAAAGAAAAGTTAgatcaaatttgtatttcttcattttcaagtAATCTATCTGTATTTAGTTATGAAGCCTTTTGGTTTACCTTCTTTTCAATCCAACTGCTCCTTCTGTGTTTAGTATCAATGTCCCATCTAGACAGATATcaaaatgtatgaatattaGAAAAGACTATTCCGaaatcatttgaaatattttattcggcACATTTTCGACTCCAAGGCTTTGATCTTGAAATGAACAAACGAACAACACGAAATTTATTACCTTCCATTAATCTTAAAATCCACGTAGAACGGAATAGATTCATGCAGCTGGACTGACAGAGTCTTCGAACGATCCCAAACGACGAGAAAGTATCGGCGAAAGAGATAGATAGAAATTACCTATGCACCTAATATGTCCTGATGCAATGATGGCGAATTAGATAACCTGTGCAACAGGTGAAATTACAGAACAAACTATGTAGCGCTGTGATGTCACCGCACAGGAGGAGACATGTGCCATCTCAGTTGTAGAGAGTGAGAAATCTCCCAACGAGAGACACTCTTCAGTTGAATTACATCAAGTATGTAAAGTATGCCGTGGAATTAGGGCCCCCGGACGGAGGCGAAAGAAAAGTGAAAACACGCTGACGCGAACCGCCTAATCATTTTATCCCCCTCGAGGCGCTCTAATGAAAGACGTATCCGAGGACGGCTGTGTGTATCTTAAAGTACGATTCGAAGTCGGTGAGAATGCCGCGCGGTGTTGCGAAAATAAGAACGCATCGGGGAACATCTCGTGTCGTTCCCGTTGTACGGCGTCGCGATGTAGTAAGTAATTAGACCCCATTCAATTACGAATTAATCTCGAGTACATTCGCGGATTTCTCCGAGCGTGGCGCAACCACGCGTTACGCAGATAAGCCAATCGATAAAAAGTCAATTATGCGATCTGGATGAAATTTTGAGGAATTAGAAATGCTTCTGCTTTGATGTCTATTTTGAAAGACTTCTTCGTGGCCATCCGCATCTTAGGTCAGGTCTGccaaaaactgaaaaatagaaacagagAATCAAAGTATGTGTTCGATTAGATAACTATAGTTCTGGTCATTTGAAGAAGAAATGCATAGATTCTTATCCTGTATGAATCAAGTTtggaagtaattaaaaaagatcTAGTTCCATGTACATACCTCTTGCGCAAATACTTTCATACAGAGTTCTCTCATGCTTGCATCTCCGCAGGTGATTCACAGTATCTCTGGTAGAGTGACCCGCTCTGTAAAGTGTTAAGCAAAGCCGTTGTGCAACAATGATGGAAAACTGAGAAAACTTTCCGCGATACAACGTCGCAATACGTCGAATAAGAAACATACGTCCCGTTTGAAAATCCATCGTCGATGCTGAAGGGTGCTTTCTGTTTTAGCAggcggcggtggtggtggcggtggACCAAGGGGAGGACCTGGTGGCGGTCAGGAGATACCCATCGTTTCGTACAACAACGAGAACGGCGGCGACGGCAACTACCAATTCAGCTACGAAACAGGAAATGGTATCAGTGCGCAGGAAACGGGTCATCAGCAAGGTGAGATCAGGGCCATACTTGTTTCCCAACAGCGATATCCCGAGTAGTTCCTTCTCTTCGCGGTCCGTCGGTGCCATGTCTCGGTGTTATGAATTCCTATCCATCATCGCGTTCGACCTCGAATCCCTCTGCCTCACAATGGAACCGGTGAACGCAATAAGTCTGCAACTCCTAACAAGTGGCTTCCACCCAACTTGCAAACGGCCCTCCAGATCGACGTTAGGTCCAACGGTTTTCTGATAAAGCAAGTTCGGTAactcgtatttattatataagaTGCACAATCATCTTCCGTTTCTTCACTTCTTTATCTCATGTTTccatatatttgtaaatactaAGGACTTCGTGACACCTCGCCAAGATTCCGTATTGACGTACATGTATAACTTACATGTACTATAACTGATAAGGggtttgtcagtttaaaatttgatatgttcagatctttgaaaaaaacaaaacaaaacacatTAAGTGAAGAGcaaattgcgaaattaattgaagaCAGAGTGGATTGAGAGCCTTATCTCTTCCCTCGAATTGAGTATTGTGAATTGTCATCCAAAAACCACGGTTCATAGGCTCTGGTAGGCTGAAATTGAAGAGTCTATGAGTAAGTCAATAAGTAAACCATTAATGTAGAGAACGGTCAATCAACGCAAAAAAGGACAGATGTAACCGTCTGTATTTCGGTCACGGAGTCCATTTGCGATGAGTGATTACGATTACCAGAACAATGATCGCTTCTAACAAGCTGAAAAGCCACAAAAACGTCCCGATACACCGCGATGACGCAATCCACGTGAGGATGCCTGTTGCGTCATGCGACCACGTGTTTGTTCTTGCAGGTAACGGAGAAGCGGTGAGCGGGTCATACTCGTACACGGGTCCCGATGGCGTGCAATACAGCGTCACTTACACCGCGGACGAGGAAGGTTTCCATCCCCAAGGTGCTCATCTTCCGACTCCGCCCCCGATCCCACCAGAAATCCAACGAGGTGTCGAGTTAGCGCTCGCTGCTGAGGCCAGAGGCGAGAATCAAGATACATCTGGAGGCGGTGGTGGCaacggcggcggcggtggtggtggtggtggtgctGGTGGTGGTCGTGGTGGAGGAGGTGGATACTCTCAAGGAGGTGGCTACGGTACGTTTCatcaaaatgttttgtttaaaaatcgattCCTAGCACGTGTTTCTCTTAAGGAATAATACTCTacaatatagaatataaataaaaactgaattaCTTAACACGTTTGCCATCACATATGCATGCAATATCCTTTCTACAAATCGTATCGAGCTTGAGGATTTACTTCACAATCTACTCATAGATCAAAACAGTTTTTACTTATGAGTCTCCGAATATTCTTCACcgtgtatttttctattttcccaAACAGGAAATAGCGGTGGAAGTGGAGGCGGAGGCGGTGGCGGTGCTGGACGAGgaggcggcggcggcggtgggTCTTATCAAGGTCCAAATTCATACCAATCAAGTTCGGGCGGATACCGTTACTAAACGACaccataaaaaaaagtcattgCGTGTTACACGATCAATTTTGTTCCATGATAATAATCATATTTAATGGCGGCCTTATGTACATAAGAATATATCGTTTAtgtcactttttttatttatacaaaacataagtgtttttatttaaatcgtcGTATCCTATCCTTGTACAGTTGCCTGAAAATATCACGTTTAGTTATTTCAAGAACTATctacaaataattgatttagatctgaattttatttacatacaacGACGTGACACAAGTCACGTTACAATTCGCGATACaagtctttaaaaaataaataaaattacatttatatataatactttctcTTAAAATTGGAAATGTACACATTTGTTATCATAACATcacatataaatatagaacaCAACACAAGTGTGTTTGTTTaataactttataaacaaacacATGAAAAGCCTTTAAGGAAATAGTTTGAAAAgcaaatttgaaatactatcaaaatattatttatgtaatatgtGTCTGCTGTGGAGATTCTACTAAAGTATTTTCGTGGTTAGGCTGTTCGTTTCCTCTGGCGAACTGAATAAACAACTGCTCTAACGTGGCCGACAAAACGGCGTAGTCCTCGACGCAGTTGAATCGACCTTTTAAATCGTTCAtcgtattatacattttttcccACGTTGTTCCAATATCATTTATGTGATACGCGATAAATCCCTgcgaaacaaaaaacaaaatatcatgAATGAAAACCTTAATTATGAATCCGAAGACATTTCACAACTATTCTGAATGTTTACCAAATTCTCATCTCTAACTTCACACGGTAAAGAGGTTTCCATAATTCTCTTTATAGTGCTGATGTCGTCGTCCGATCGACTCGGGTTCAATTTAATGTGAATATCGTAACCGGCGCCAAATCGTTGCTTCAATTCTTGACTGGCACCGATGCATACCAATTGACCTTTCACCATAATGACTAGTCTGTTGCACAAAGCTTCGCACTCCTCCATGctgcacaatttttatttcatataaatcgGGATACAATAGCTTTCTAATAATATGGATTACCCAGTCGAGTGAAATACCTGTGAGAAGTAAGTATAATAGCTTGTCCCATTGCTTGGCAAGACTGAAGTATATTCCATAGAGACCTCCTAGCCGCTGGATCGACGCCTGTCGTTGGTTCATCCAACAAAACAAGAGTTGGATTACCGATAAGCGCCATTGCAATGTTCAAGCGTCTTTTATTCCCTCCGCTGTAGGTACCGCTTGGTTGTGACATGCAAGCATTTAAATCTAAAACGGCGAACGTGTCTATAGACTTTATGATCATTCTTCGAGATAAACTGAACACACGCGCGACTTACTGAGTCGATTGATCCATTTGTTAACCTCCAAATCCACTTTCGATTTGGGTATGCCACGCAACAAAGCAAACAGCCGCAGATGATCAAATGAATTCAAAGAACTGAGCATCGCATCGGTTTGTGGACAGTATCCCATCTGAGCAAGATACTATGGGAAAGATTGTATATGTTGAAGAACGGTACATAATTGTTACacatttaaacattattgTGCATACATTTTTCCTGTTAGTACGAATATCTGATTTGCCTAAATACATGATACCACTGTTCGGTATTTCTTCACCGGTCAACATCCTAAACGTTGTACTCTTTCCAGCGCCGTTGACGCCAAGCAATCCGAAGCATTCGCGTTGCTTCACTCGGAAACTGATTTCCTGTACCGCCATTAACCTCCCATAATATTTACTCAGCTCGTAAACCAAGAAGAGATTATCATCGCTTTTTTCTGGACTCTCTGTGAGAGTGATGTCAGCAGGTTCCTTTTTAGTATCTTCATACCTCTGACCTTCAGCTACTAATTAAGTTAtggttaataataaaattgttctcaacacatttaaacaaatacatttgaTTTTGAATGATTGTTTACCGCGTCTGGTCAGTTTCCTGATCTCTAACGCTACAGCATTCTTCTCCTTCCGTACTTGGTCGTCGTTCATTTCACACGCGTTCCTCAAATTCTGACCAAACATcttgatatatattttgtcaaataatctttcttctaaaattataagcaggctgaaatatattaatggcGTGacagataaatatataacacaTTCCAACAAGTTCATGTCGCTGTTCTGgttagaaaaataaggaaGTTGATTTTTGCAGTTTCCGTTAGCGCATTCCAAacctacaaaaaatattattccataacAATGTTATATAATACTGAAATAGCCtattacaatatacatatactgtCATTGTACTCGTACCACAACAAACATCTTTCACACCAATGCAAACTACATCTAGCAGTCGGTCTGGTAATCGACGACATCTTGCGTTTTGTATAGCCACGTCGAAGAAAGATAATTGACCATGGAATAGGCTTACGTGCGGTATCAACCGGAACAGTCTCTTTTGTATAAGGTATAGGACACGCAAGTTTTCAAAACTGTGAATAACCTCATGCAAGAGATACTGTAACAGAACTGAAACACAACAAAATAccataatattattaaaattctttaatatttcagtaaatatAACTTACCTAGTCCAACAGGCATAAGACTCAATGTGGTTACTAAGGAACTTCTTGATTTGTTCAAGAAACTGAAGATATACGTTATAAATAAAGAGTTGATACCAAAaagcaatattaataatatcattgTCACTGAAAACAagacaaaaatgtacaaaattgtCTAAAGTGGGCACCTTGCATTTTCGCCTCACataatctataaaaaaaatcaaattaatatcttACATATTTCTATCTTATAGTACAGACGAATATCTAAAATAACATCCATGGCGTAAAATCCTAGTACGATAATAAGTACGGACGCagtaagtattattaaatcaaACGTGAACATAGTGCACCAATAAGATACGGACGAAACTCCCGTCATTCTTTGAAGCTGTTTCATTTTAGTTTCTCTTTCTTGAAAGGGATGAACAAGAAAAAGTGCTACAGTGGGGAAGAAAAAGCagcaaaacattaaaactctCGACAACGACTCCGTTTCAGGCACAGGTAATACTGTCGAAGAAAGACTGTTTGGAAACTGCTGGCTGGAAACATGAATGGAATATTCGCTACCAGCAGCACTTCTTATCAACGCATTCGATAAAAGATTCACAGTCAAAGGAATACTATGAATTGCAATGCCAGAATACAAGCCATTAGCATTTAAAACTCCGTTGGATATATTAAATTCCGCAGAGACGATGTACCTATTACGGTACTTGGCGATATCTTGAAGAGAACGATCCAATAAAGCTGTAAAAAcggttgtattttttttcaatttcttataattttacaacatcatttagatatttattactatatttaCCACTCGTAACACTGGTATTATCAGCCGCTTCTTCCGAAGATCCACCAAACTCTGCCACCACATTCTGGTATTGCAtaccaatagtttcgtttttaCTTGAATAGAAAACTTGAGGCCGTCTGTACATACTAAGCTctaatggaaatatatttgtcgATTCACCGGGTGTGTCGTAACTTAAACCCATTAGTACGATTGAcaaaattggtagaaatatcTGAAACAGATTATTATCACACATAACCTATAAAATATTTGGCCTAAGAGTAACAACACTTACTGTTAGTAATGTGTTACTTAAGTTTTTCTTAGTGTAGGTCAGTTTCTTATGGTACAGTGCTAAAATTCTTTGTATAGATAAATTCCATCCATCTATTCTTTGCGATGgcggagaaaataattcattcagGTGTTTTCCATTGTCTTCCTTTTTGATGACTCTAAACGATaaaatagttaataaataatttttcgtacAAGTCTTATAAAATAGCAATGAAACAAACTTAAAGattaatatactttaaaaacaCTTCTTCTAAGGTAATTAGCGATACACTGATTCCTGTAACTCCTATTTGCTTCTTTTGATTTTCCACTTTATCCAAAGATTGTGGTAAAGTTTCAGTATTTGGTACACTTAAGACAATCTTCTCACTGTCTACGCTTACTTGCTGCGTTCTAGGATCAAACTTGTTTATGACTTTCTCTGGATTACACCATGATTTAGTTGATAGCGTAACTTCTATATGACCATAGCCTacaatcaaataatatattataaattatagaaatatatcaTTTGTAACTTAATacaaacgatatttaaattcgcTAACCATATTGCTTCTTTAAAAACATCGATGTGCcataacattttaatttgcCGCCATGAACAATAGCGATTCTATCACCAAGTATATCAGCCTCTTCCATATTATGTGtactaattaatattgttttctttcctcttATTTTCTATAAGAAGTTGACCAATTAATTCAAAGCAAACTACAAATCAATTATTGTTTATCCTaactatacatatgtatggCTTCTTACTAATATGACGTCCCATATATCTCTTCTAGTCTCAGGATCCATTCCTGATGTCGGCTCATCCAAAATTATagtctatataaaatattattgaaataaatagtttgttacatttttcttataaaaaaattattcgatttataTTATCCCTAATAAATCCTTACACTAGCGTCACCAATAAGAGCCATCCCAAGGCACAGCCTTCTCTTTTGTCCTCCAGATAATGTGTCTGGCAGAACATTCCTTTTTTCaagcatttttaatttgtcaagcaaaacattaacattctgttttatttcattccttgttttatttttatttttcaactgtaattttatataacataattttcttatattatatagCGCAATGTCATTTAGTTTTTCTAAGTTACTTACTTGACCAAAGAATTCTAATTGCTCGAATACATTCAAATCTGGGAAAATCATATTCTCTTGTGGACATAATCCCAGATCATTTCTAATGGATTCTAAGtgtttctcaatatttttaccaTCTATAAGAATTTTCCCCTCAGTTGCACTTATAACACCTATCGAAGAATGTGTAATCAGAAACGcgaaaacatacatttttcttattgatGATATAATCGGTACCTGTTAGGATAGACATCAGCGTAGTTTTTCCAGCACCATTATGGCCCAATAAGGCTGTTATTTGACCTTTATATAAATCCATCGAAATTCCTTTTAAAGCGTGaactttctattaaaaaataattataaatacagtaATAAAAGTAGAAGAATTAATCCGTACAAAATTgactataatatatatttgaaacatacCGATTTCCTTAAGAAACTTGAtctgtatgtttttttaaGATTGCGTATCTGAATTCCAGGAGTAAGTACACCTTTTGATACTGTTTCAAAATTGTCATTATCTATTTCAGTATAATCAAAATCCTCCATATCCTCGTCAAGATTCACTTTATTCTTCCTAATaaactgtaaaaattgttttttattaaacaaacattctcatataatgtttgcataaatacagTGCAATGCTAACAAATTTACCGTTAAAAAGTAAAGAGGAGATTTTCGAACTCCATACTTTCCTGGAAGTatgttatttacatatactGCAAGACAAAAGTGTATAAAAATgcccaaaattgaaaatataaatataaatccaGTGCATCCAGCAATACTGTATTGTGCATCTCCAGTAATGAACATGTTCGACCATCGTACACCAGTTACTAAAATTTCGGTATATTTAATACTCACTTGCACTTGTTACATTAAATGATCATCAAAATaactattacaaaatttgttacataCACTGGGTTTCGTATGTGTTCACCTCTTCAAGGAATCTATAGAGTAACATATTCGGAAACAATATTCCCAAATATGGTATGATAGAAAGAACTTGTTGCCTTATTAAATTTCCATGAAGTGAAAAAGAAGCAGTGTAAACAACTGATAATGTTATTGTCACAAAACGTGCTGTAAAACAATTACTATATGAATCAAAGTTATTTCGTAACTTGTGTACTCTATGATGAAACAGAACTtacgttttgaaaaatacgCAGCAATATGCATACCAAATGATATTAAATGAGCAACGTGTGCTGTGAGTATTAGCCAAAATATGAATGTATTGCTGTAATACAAGTAGGGGTCCACATTTCcagtaaaagtatttttaaataatattagtattggtataatataaaaaatactgaaTATAATGCCTGTGATCAACCAACTTAATAAATTCTGATACTGTTTTACTCCATTCATTGCCATCAACACCTGTATGTAAGTACACAACACAAAGAATGAATGCTCCttatctaattttatattgtaagaAAGTACATTACATTGTAAACTACTAACATGTACTCCAATGTATTTTTCCTTTGTCGCATAGCTTGTTTCCAAGCAAAGTggtattaaaaaagcaattacTGCAAACATACATATTCCTACCCTTAACATTGTATCAGCATCATCTATTTTAACATATGGCGGATAAGGCATTCTTTGTATTGACaactaaaaaatgtataaaaacgtaaatacatataaaattctataaaatattgtaaaggATAATAACTAAAATTAATGCTTTGTATATAATACCTGAGTATCAAGCATAGAATGTACTGCTGTGCGGTTTATAAAAGCTTCGTCGGTACATACTTGTAATTGTACAAATGGTAtggcatttaaatatatattgtaagaATTAAATGACCCTTGATCGAATATAGTTTGAAATAGCATCTCTGGAATTTGAAATGCATGTCTAATTCTGTACCTTATATCGgttgtattgtatttttcaaatacaagGCCTAAAACTATGACAGTTGGAGTTTTAGCTTGTAAAACTGTATAAGCCTTTATCATATCATCTTCTGTTGAAAATCCGCTAACCCCTGCAAGAcacaaaaacagaaaaaacagCATGATATACTTTAAAACATCAACAGTgcaatattacataaaatttcaaattattaaataaaataattactctcATACGGCATTTTGAAACACATGCGTATATCTTCCATAATGTTTGTTGTGTAGTCATTCTGAGGTACATAATATAAGTAAgtaaaaattctgtttactggagagaattcatttttggtTACAATTGGGTAATACGTATTTTCGTGAATTACACGTGGTGGCTGAACACTAAAATCTCTTACAGCCTGTATTAGTACAAACAAGGCAATAGGTACCAGACACTGTAGGAATATTGCTATTTTCCAATGTCTTATTCGTACAATGAgatttttctgtaaaagtaACCTAAATATTCTGATTCCGTTTCTCATTTTGATCTCCAAGTGACTAGTTCCTTTTAAACACTTCTGAATCTTGAACAATCAATAACATAGTACTTAGGCTCTATGCGTATCAGCTGACAAGTTACATACTGCCATTGAAAGTTCATAAAAGgacaatgaataaattatgagAATTGATGTATGAATCAGTATATACTCCGATAGAATACAAATATAGGTAACCTTGACTAATAAATTATCACATAAGGTccattaaatacattttttatgaaaatttcgtttaaatttcggTACTGCTTTCAATGAT
It contains:
- the LOC128873444 gene encoding retinal-specific phospholipid-transporting ATPase ABCA4-like isoform X2, producing MRNGIRIFRLLLQKNLIVRIRHWKIAIFLQCLVPIALFVLIQAVRDFSVQPPRVIHENTYYPIVTKNEFSPVNRIFTYLYYVPQNDYTTNIMEDIRMCFKMPYERVSGFSTEDDMIKAYTVLQAKTPTVIVLGLVFEKYNTTDIRYRIRHAFQIPEMLFQTIFDQGSFNSYNIYLNAIPFVQLQVCTDEAFINRTAVHSMLDTQLSIQRMPYPPYVKIDDADTMLRVGICMFAVIAFLIPLCLETSYATKEKYIGVHVLMAMNGVKQYQNLLSWLITGIIFSIFYIIPILILFKNTFTGNVDPYLYYSNTFIFWLILTAHVAHLISFGMHIAAYFSKPRFVTITLSVVYTASFSLHGNLIRQQVLSIIPYLGILFPNMLLYRFLEEVNTYETQLTGVRWSNMFITGDAQYSIAGCTGFIFIFSILGIFIHFCLAVYVNNILPGKYGVRKSPLYFLTFIRKNKVNLDEDMEDFDYTEIDNDNFETVSKGVLTPGIQIRNLKKTYRSSFLRKSKVHALKGISMDLYKGQITALLGHNGAGKTTLMSILTGVISATEGKILIDGKNIEKHLESIRNDLGLCPQENMIFPDLNVFEQLEFFGQLKNKNKTRNEIKQNVNVLLDKLKMLEKRNVLPDTLSGGQKRRLCLGMALIGDASTIILDEPTSGMDPETRRDIWDVILKIRGKKTILISTHNMEEADILGDRIAIVHGGKLKCYGTSMFLKKQYGYGHIEVTLSTKSWCNPEKVINKFDPRTQQVSVDSEKIVLSVPNTETLPQSLDKVENQKKQIGVTGISVSLITLEEVFLKVIKKEDNGKHLNELFSPPSQRIDGWNLSIQRILALYHKKLTYTKKNLSNTLLTIFLPILSIVLMGLSYDTPGESTNIFPLELSMYRRPQVFYSSKNETIGMQYQNVVAEFGGSSEEAADNTSVTSALLDRSLQDIAKYRNRYIVSAEFNISNGVLNANGLYSGIAIHSIPLTVNLLSNALIRSAAGSEYSIHVSSQQFPNSLSSTVLPVPETESLSRVLMFCCFFFPTVALFLVHPFQERETKMKQLQRMTGVSSVSYWCTMFTFDLIILTASVLIIVLGFYAMDVILDIRLYYKIEILTMILLILLFGINSLFITYIFSFLNKSRSSLVTTLSLMPVGLVLLQYLLHEVIHSFENLRVLYLIQKRLFRLIPHVSLFHGQLSFFDVAIQNARCRRLPDRLLDVVCIGVKDVCCGLECANGNCKNQLPYFSNQNSDMNLLECVIYLSVTPLIYFSLLIILEERLFDKIYIKMFGQNLRNACEMNDDQVRKEKNAVALEIRKLTRRAEGQRYEDTKKEPADITLTESPEKSDDNLFLVYELSKYYGRLMAVQEISFRVKQRECFGLLGVNGAGKSTTFRMLTGEEIPNSGIMYLGKSDIRTNRKNYLAQMGYCPQTDAMLSSLNSFDHLRLFALLRGIPKSKVDLEVNKWINRLNLNACMSQPSGTYSGGNKRRLNIAMALIGNPTLVLLDEPTTGVDPAARRSLWNILQSCQAMGQAIILTSHSMEECEALCNRLVIMVKGQLVCIGASQELKQRFGAGYDIHIKLNPSRSDDDISTIKRIMETSLPCEVRDENLGFIAYHINDIGTTWEKMYNTMNDLKGRFNCVEDYAVLSATLEQLFIQFARGNEQPNHENTLVESPQQTHIT